TGAATACACTTTATTACCAGTACTTTCCGGTATTGACTGCCGATCAAAATACCTTGATTTTTACTGGCGTAAAAAATCAGCCCAGCCGTAGGGTGGCTCCTGACGAAAGTATGTATGTGAGCTACAAAAAGAATGGACAATGGACAACCCCTGAATCTATTTCTGATAAAATTAATACTATAGATAACGAAGGTACCTGTAGTATTTCGGCAGATGGAAAAGTGTTGGTATATACTGTATGCGAAAACCGACGCCGAGGCACCCGACGAGGAGTGATTGGTATTTGTGACTTGTTTATCTCGGTGAAGGTAGGGGGCAAGTGGAGCGAGCCAAAAAACCTGGGGCCTAATATAAATACGCGTGCCTGGGAGTCGCAACCTTCTTTATCAGCAGATGGTAAAACCTTGTATTTTGCCTCGAAGCGTGGTGGAGGAAAAGGTGGTATAGATATATGGGTAAGCAAAATGGGTGAAGATGGTAAGTGGCAACCTGCCAAAAACCTCGATGAAAGAGTAAACACCCCGCGCGACGAAGTTTCGCCTTTTATTCACGTCAATGGGCGTACCCTTTACTTTAGCTCTGAAGGGCACCAGGGGTATGGGGGCAAAGACTTGTTTTCGGTTGACTTGTTTTCGCTTGCCAAAGAAAAATCTAAAAATCTGGGGTACCCTATCAACGACTATCGCGATCAGGTAGGGCTGTTTATTACCACCGATGGTAAAAAAGGATATTATACCCAGGAAGAGGTAGTGAATGGACGTATGGCTACAAGCAAGCTTGCCACGTTTGACATGCCTGACCAAATTAAACCTAAGATTACCAGTAATTATGTGCAAGGCTATGTATACGATGCCAAAACCAAGAAAAAACTACAGGCAACCATTGAGCTTAAGGATGTAAACACGGCTCAGTTGCAAACCTCGGTAAGTTCTGACCCTCAAAACGGTTCATACCTGATTGTGCTCAACAACGGGGCAGAATATGCATTGGAGGTGAAGCGTAAAGGGTATGCATTTAAAAGTATGAAGTTTAACTACGCTAAAGGCAAAGATCAAAACCGCTTGAAATCAATATTCCACTCGACCCGATTGGAGCCGGTGTGGTTTTTACTTTAAATAATGTGTTTTTTGAATACAATAAATACGCCTTGAAAGACAAGTCTAAAGTAGAGTTAGACAACCTGGTGAAGTTTCTCAAAGAAAACCCGGAAATTAGTGGCGAAATATCAGGGCATACCGACAATATTGGCGATAAAGCCCGTAATAGAGAGCTTTCACAACAACGTGCCAACTCGGTACGCGATTACTTGGTATCGCACGGGGTTGATGCCTCTCGTTTGGTATACAAGGGGTATGGCGACAGCAAACCGGCCGCCACCAACGATACAGAAGAAGGACGGGCTAAAAACCGACGTATTGAGTTTAAGATTCTGAAATTATCGAAAAAATAGTGCGCTAAAATAGTGCATTGCATAGTATGGGGCAGCCTTTTGAGGTTGCCTTTTTAGTTTACTGAATAAGCGACCAAATCGAGGGAGAAAACTTTGAGTTGCCAAGCCCTGTTTTGGACTAAGAAAAAAGCTTGCCCTGAATGATCAAGAATAAATTTCGGTTACATTTGTATTACAGGAAACATTGGACATCATATACTTAGAATTGTTTTGAAGATTATTATAAAGGATTATCGCAGGGCGAGTATTATTACACTTACCCTGGTAGCCATTGTCTGTGGTTATTTGGGGTATCGTGCCATTTCTCTTAAGTTTAATTATGATTTTGAAGCTTTTTATCCAGTCAATGATCCTGATGCGGATTACTATATGAAGCATCGGGCAAAGTATGGCAATGCCAACGACTTTGTGTTGATTGGCATTGTAAACAGTACAGGGATTTTTGAACTATCTTTTCTTACCAAAGTAAAAGCATTGACCGATTCGCTTAAAAAAGTAAGGCATGTACAAACGGTGACCTCACCTACCAATGTGTTTTCTTACCAGCGTGCTCCTATGATGGGAGCTCCCGTCAAACGCCCGTATTTGCATTACCAAAAACCTCAATACTACAAAGCCGATTCAATCCGGATTTATCAAACCCCTGAGTTAGTCCATCATTATTTTGCCAAAAACGGCCAATCAGTCAATGTATATGTACGTCATACCGGCTTGTTGCCTCAAAAAGATTGTTTTGTGCTGGCACAAGAAATCAAGCGCCTGGTGGCAAATGCCCAGTTTGAAAGGTATCACCTGGCGGGCAGGTGCATTGGTCAATCATTTTATGTGAAATTGTTGCGTAAAGAAGTGATATTGTTTGTGGGATCTTCTTTCCTCCTTATTTTAGTAGTATTGGTGCTTACCTTTAGGTCGGTGTGGGGGGTATTGTTGCCGTTGGCTGTAGTGGCAGCATCTATTGTGGGCACGTTGGGTATTATGACAGAAACCAACAAAGCCATGGATTTGATACTGAACGCCATGCCTACCATTTTGTTAGTCATTGGTTTGTCTAATGTAATACACTTGCTTTCCAAATATTTAGAAGAATTGCGCAGAGGTGCTACCAAAATGGAAGCCATCAAAACCGCCTATTATCAAATTGGACTCGCCACTTTTCTTACCACCCTTACTACTGGTGTGGGTTTTATGTCGCTTGCCAGTGCCAATGTAATGGCCATTGTAGAGTTTGGGGTGTATTGTACTGTGGGCTTGTTTTTGTCTTTTTTGCTTACTTATACTTTGTTGCCTGCGGTGTTGGTATTGATGAAAGCCCCTAAGTCTACCCATAACCAACGAAGCTACCGTTTTTGGAAGCGTACCTTGCAGGGCTGGTTGCACTGGGTATACCGTTATCCAAAAACTATAGTAGGCATTACCTGTGCGATGGCATTGGTAAGTATAGCCGGGCTAATACGTATAGAGGAAAACTCTTATATGATGGAAGACCTCAGCAGTGATAGCCCCATCAAAAGAGATTTTCAGTTTTTTGAGCAAGAATATTCAGGTACCCGCCCCTTTGAAATTGCCCTTGAGATTACCGATTCGGCTAAAAAAATGCTCGACTTTGAAGTATTGAAGACTTTGGAAGAAATAGAGCAACAAGCCCAAAAAATATTTAAACTAGGGCATATTTGGTCACCACTTGCCTTGGTCAAAAACGCCCACCGTTCGTTGAGCGGCAATAGCCAAAGTGCCTATAGCCTGCCCAAAGATCAAGACCGTTTTGCCCAAATTATCAAAGTGTTATATAAACACCGTAAGTTGGGCTCGGTGCAAACCATTATGCAGCCTAGTCAAAAAGAAGCGCGGATTCATAGCCGTATGCAAGATGTAGGCAGTAAGCGTTTTAAAGCAATGAGTGCCCAAATGGTGCAGTTTATGGAACAACACCCCAGCAAAAGTTGGTTAAAGTATAAAATTACTGGATCGGTAGTGTTAATGGACAAAAACAACAACAACTTGTTTTATAACCTTTGGCAAAGCCTTCTCATTGCTTTTGTGGTCATTGGTAGCATCATTGGTTTTTTGTATAAATCATTCAAATTTGTGTTGGTAAGCCTCATTGCCAATATATTACCCCTACTAGTCATTGCTGGCATTATGGGGTATGCCGGGCTTAGCCTTAAACTGTCTACCACTATAGTATTTACCATTGCTTTTGGCATAGCTGTAGATGATACGATTCATTTTTTGAGCAAATTGCGCATTGAGTTGAACAAAGGCACCAGCTTGTTGTATGCCATCAAGTCTACCTATTTTTCGGCAGGAAAAGCCATTGTACTTACCTCATTGGTGTTGTGTGGAGGGTTTCTTATTTTGGCAATGTCATCGTTTTTGGGAACATTTTACCTGGGGTTACTTGTAAGCATTACCTTGTTAATGGCAGTAATTTCTGACTTGTTTTTGTTGCCTGCGTTGTTGATTTTAACTGCCCCTTCAAGTAATAAAAAAAAGTGATGCATTGCAATAATTGAGGTGGCATGAAGTTTTTATCGGATTTGTACAATCAACCAGTCCACAAGGTATACTCATTGTCACCTTTATAGCCTACCAAAAAGATGCTACAACCTAATAAGCTAAAACAAGCCGACACCAAAAATGCCCATTGACTACTCCATTGTGTCCATATAGCCCCCATCAGTAGCGAGGCTGGCAACAAAGCTATGCCCAGCCCGGTATTGAACAAGCCATAGGCGGTAGCCCGAAGGTGATCGGGTACCAGATCGGCGATATAGGCTTTAAAAATGCCTTTAGATAAGCCATAATAAATGCCGTAAGCCCCAAAGAGTGTCCAAATCATCCATTGCGCCTGAGCAAAAGCAAATAAGGCATATAGCCCGGCGTAATACAGAAACGATAAAGCAATAAGGGGTTTGCGTCCTACCTTGTCCGACAAATTGCCCAATACAGGAGCCGCCAACGTGCATACAAGGTTGTAAAGTGTCCAGAGTAATACTATAGCAGTGGTAGAAAAGTGCACCTCTTGTGCCTTAAGAATGAGGAAAGCATTGGAAGAGTTACCCAGAGTAAACAGCATACAAGCGATCCAGAAAAGCATAAAACTGCGATTGCCTAACAAAGCCCTTGTTTGTTTTTGGGCGGGCTGTTTGGGCTGATGAATTTTTACCTCTTTTACCCAAAAAACCAGCCCTATGGCAATAACACCTGGCACTATTGAAAGCAGAAATACCAGGCGCATGTTGTTGAGCGATAAACTAAGAATGAGTAAGGCAATGAGTGGCCCAAGCAGAGCTCCGGTGCGGTCAAGAGCTAAATGCCAGCCAAATGCTTTGCCTCGTTGGGTTTTATCTACCGAACCTGCAATCAAGGCATCACGAGGAGGGTTACGGACTGCTTTTCCTACCCGATCGGCAAAGCGTACCCCTAATACATGTGACCACACGCTTGCCCCATACAAGAAGGGTTTGGACAGGTTGGATAAGCCATAGCCCAATAATACAAATATTTTACGCTTTTGCCACAAGTCAGACAGCCTTCCGGCAAATGTTTTACACAAAGCCGCAGTGGTTTCTGCAATGCCCTCTATCAACCCTATGAGCACCACAGTAGCTCCTAAACTTTTGAGAAAAGGGGCAAGCAAAGGGTACACCATTTGGCTGGAAATATCGGAAAACAATGATACAAACCCCAGCAAGATCACATTGTGGGGCAGGCTGTTTTTTTTCATATTGATTGGTTGCGCAACCTTGATAAATAGGCTTGCTGCTCTAAAAAATTACTTCGTTTTGACTATGTACTTGCCGCTTTTTGCAAAAATAATAGTGGGAAGCTCCTTAGTGTTTTCGAAGTATTCATAACCTTTTTTCAGGCTTGCCCAAAACTCCACCAAGTTTTCTTGTGCTTTGTATTGTTCTTTGAGCTTATCAAACCCGGCGTTGTCAAGACGGGCAGGAAATATATTGACTGGGATTTTTTTTTGACCACGGGCTTTTGCTTCTACTGCAAATACATACAGTTCGCGGATGTTGTTATCAGTAATGGGAATACACCCCACGGTTACACAGTCGCCGTGCAGAAAAATATCGCCCCCTAGCCCGGTAGTGTCTCCCAGTACTTTGTCGGAGCGGTTAGGGTAATTAAGCCCCAGCGATAAATGAAATTTGCTGACTGGGTTAAAGCGGTTGATATGGTAAAAACCTTCTGGAATTTGCTTATCACCATCTTTGCGTTTGGGACCCAGTTCGCCCGATGACTCACAAAATTTATAAGTTCTTACAAGTTTAAAGGGCTTTGTACCTTTTTGCCTTGCCCAAACTTCTACTTCCCGCTCTAGTTTTACAGCCCTGATAAAAAGCTCAATGTCAAGTGTTTGAATATCTTGTTGCTTGAGCAAACCTTTGACTATAGCCAGCTTTTTGCGATAAGCCAGCTTTACCCGGTCATAAGTCATTTGCTGTACTTTAAAGGGTAGTACAGAATCACTGGGGGTACTGTTTGTCGAGGCCGTTTCCAGGCTTGTTTCGCTTTTTTTATGAGTAGTATTTTTTTTATCTTTCATAGATGGTTTTTTAGTCACTTTGTTAGGACGTTTACGGGTACAGTACCCGATAGAAAAAAATATACCTACC
This sequence is a window from Microscilla marina ATCC 23134. Protein-coding genes within it:
- a CDS encoding PD40 domain-containing protein, which encodes MKQNTQAFMLFLLAAFFTITLPNQTQAQYSTKNKKAIKYYQKARENLKRRKYDEGLAYLEKAVKKDPKFLEAHYQLASLYTRIFFNEPGAGEKVMNHYQQIVTADPGNKRYIHLNVTLGEQHLKNGKYDLARASVSRYLDAKIKSPRMNKKAQDIIATCDYAAKGMQTPLPFRPTPLTPPLNTLYYQYFPVLTADQNTLIFTGVKNQPSRRVAPDESMYVSYKKNGQWTTPESISDKINTIDNEGTCSISADGKVLVYTVCENRRRGTRRGVIGICDLFISVKVGGKWSEPKNLGPNINTRAWESQPSLSADGKTLYFASKRGGGKGGIDIWVSKMGEDGKWQPAKNLDERVNTPRDEVSPFIHVNGRTLYFSSEGHQGYGGKDLFSVDLFSLAKEKSKNLGYPINDYRDQVGLFITTDGKKGYYTQEEVVNGRMATSKLATFDMPDQIKPKITSNYVQGYVYDAKTKKKLQATIELKDVNTAQLQTSVSSDPQNGSYLIVLNNGAEYALEVKRKGYAFKSMKFNYAKGKDQNRLKSIFHSTRLEPVWFLL
- a CDS encoding OmpA family protein, producing MFFEYNKYALKDKSKVELDNLVKFLKENPEISGEISGHTDNIGDKARNRELSQQRANSVRDYLVSHGVDASRLVYKGYGDSKPAATNDTEEGRAKNRRIEFKILKLSKK
- a CDS encoding efflux RND transporter permease subunit, with protein sequence MKIIIKDYRRASIITLTLVAIVCGYLGYRAISLKFNYDFEAFYPVNDPDADYYMKHRAKYGNANDFVLIGIVNSTGIFELSFLTKVKALTDSLKKVRHVQTVTSPTNVFSYQRAPMMGAPVKRPYLHYQKPQYYKADSIRIYQTPELVHHYFAKNGQSVNVYVRHTGLLPQKDCFVLAQEIKRLVANAQFERYHLAGRCIGQSFYVKLLRKEVILFVGSSFLLILVVLVLTFRSVWGVLLPLAVVAASIVGTLGIMTETNKAMDLILNAMPTILLVIGLSNVIHLLSKYLEELRRGATKMEAIKTAYYQIGLATFLTTLTTGVGFMSLASANVMAIVEFGVYCTVGLFLSFLLTYTLLPAVLVLMKAPKSTHNQRSYRFWKRTLQGWLHWVYRYPKTIVGITCAMALVSIAGLIRIEENSYMMEDLSSDSPIKRDFQFFEQEYSGTRPFEIALEITDSAKKMLDFEVLKTLEEIEQQAQKIFKLGHIWSPLALVKNAHRSLSGNSQSAYSLPKDQDRFAQIIKVLYKHRKLGSVQTIMQPSQKEARIHSRMQDVGSKRFKAMSAQMVQFMEQHPSKSWLKYKITGSVVLMDKNNNNLFYNLWQSLLIAFVVIGSIIGFLYKSFKFVLVSLIANILPLLVIAGIMGYAGLSLKLSTTIVFTIAFGIAVDDTIHFLSKLRIELNKGTSLLYAIKSTYFSAGKAIVLTSLVLCGGFLILAMSSFLGTFYLGLLVSITLLMAVISDLFLLPALLILTAPSSNKKK
- a CDS encoding MFS transporter, which produces MKKNSLPHNVILLGFVSLFSDISSQMVYPLLAPFLKSLGATVVLIGLIEGIAETTAALCKTFAGRLSDLWQKRKIFVLLGYGLSNLSKPFLYGASVWSHVLGVRFADRVGKAVRNPPRDALIAGSVDKTQRGKAFGWHLALDRTGALLGPLIALLILSLSLNNMRLVFLLSIVPGVIAIGLVFWVKEVKIHQPKQPAQKQTRALLGNRSFMLFWIACMLFTLGNSSNAFLILKAQEVHFSTTAIVLLWTLYNLVCTLAAPVLGNLSDKVGRKPLIALSFLYYAGLYALFAFAQAQWMIWTLFGAYGIYYGLSKGIFKAYIADLVPDHLRATAYGLFNTGLGIALLPASLLMGAIWTQWSSQWAFLVSACFSLLGCSIFLVGYKGDNEYTLWTG
- a CDS encoding L,D-transpeptidase family protein encodes the protein MKVSSLIILFVLLVGIFFSIGYCTRKRPNKVTKKPSMKDKKNTTHKKSETSLETASTNSTPSDSVLPFKVQQMTYDRVKLAYRKKLAIVKGLLKQQDIQTLDIELFIRAVKLEREVEVWARQKGTKPFKLVRTYKFCESSGELGPKRKDGDKQIPEGFYHINRFNPVSKFHLSLGLNYPNRSDKVLGDTTGLGGDIFLHGDCVTVGCIPITDNNIRELYVFAVEAKARGQKKIPVNIFPARLDNAGFDKLKEQYKAQENLVEFWASLKKGYEYFENTKELPTIIFAKSGKYIVKTK